One window of Drosophila bipectinata strain 14024-0381.07 chromosome 4, DbipHiC1v2, whole genome shotgun sequence genomic DNA carries:
- the Zip102B gene encoding zinc transporter ZIP9 isoform X1 → MAETLILTLLVCVMLVGSYIAGSIPMLMKLSEEKLKYVTVLGAGLLVGTALAVIIPEGIRSLYEDNGRTQQLIHEPDHTQTIGLSLVLGFVFMMMVDVSQQRSNIGNDNKNSATLTLGLVVHAAADGIALGAAATTSHQDVELIVFLAIMLHKAPAAFGLVTFLLHEKVDRQRIRRHLALFSLSAPLLTLLTFFGIGQEQKETLNSVNATGIAMLFSAGTFLYVATVHVLPELTQGGIKQTGQHDYRLLEESRDVATNDVNVTHSLQSLNYSELVIMICGALLPLIITFGHKH, encoded by the exons ATGGCAGAAACGTTAATTCTAACATTGTTAGTTTGTGTTATGCTTGTGGGGTCTTATATTGCAGGCAGCATACCCATGTTAATGAAATTAAGCGAG gaaaagtTAAAATATGTCACGGTTCTTGGTGCTGGATTATTAGTGGGTACTGCTTTAGCTGTCATTATTCCGGAAGGTATTCGGTCATTGTACGAGGATAATGGACGAACGCAACAGTTAATACATGAACCTGACCATACGCAGACCATTGGACTGTCTCTTGTACTTGGCTTTGTTTTCATGATGATGGTAGACGTGTCGCAACAGAGAAGCAATATCGGAAACGACAACAAAAATTCTGCTACTTTGACTCTAGGGTTGGTAGTGCATGCTGCAG cGGATGGAATTGCTTTGGGTGCCGCAGCAACAACGAGTCACCAAGACGTTGAACTAATCGTTTTTTTAGCTATAATGCTGCATAAGGCACCAGCAGCCTTTGGCCTAGTGACTTTTTTATTGCATGAGAAAGTGGATCGGCAAAGAATTCGGCGACACTTGGCGTTATTTTCATTATCGGCACCTCTATTGACgcttttgactttttttggAATAGGCCAAGAACAGAAAGAAACTCTAAATTCTGTTAATGCTACAGGAATAGCTATGCTGTTTTCAGCTGGAACGTTTCTATACGTCGCTACTGTGCATGTACTGCCGGAGCTCACCCAAGGCGGAATCAAACAGACTGGACAGCATGACTACCGTTTGCTTGAGGAATCTCGTGATGTAGCCACAAATGACGTAAACGTAACTCATAGTCTGCAATCATTGAATTATAGCGAACTAGTAATTATGATATGTGGAGCCCTATTGCCTCTAATCATAACCTTTGGCCATAAGCACTAG
- the Zip102B gene encoding zinc transporter ZIP9 isoform X2, translated as MMMVDVSQQRSNIGNDNKNSATLTLGLVVHAAADGIALGAAATTSHQDVELIVFLAIMLHKAPAAFGLVTFLLHEKVDRQRIRRHLALFSLSAPLLTLLTFFGIGQEQKETLNSVNATGIAMLFSAGTFLYVATVHVLPELTQGGIKQTGQHDYRLLEESRDVATNDVNVTHSLQSLNYSELVIMICGALLPLIITFGHKH; from the exons ATGATGATGGTAGACGTGTCGCAACAGAGAAGCAATATCGGAAACGACAACAAAAATTCTGCTACTTTGACTCTAGGGTTGGTAGTGCATGCTGCAG cGGATGGAATTGCTTTGGGTGCCGCAGCAACAACGAGTCACCAAGACGTTGAACTAATCGTTTTTTTAGCTATAATGCTGCATAAGGCACCAGCAGCCTTTGGCCTAGTGACTTTTTTATTGCATGAGAAAGTGGATCGGCAAAGAATTCGGCGACACTTGGCGTTATTTTCATTATCGGCACCTCTATTGACgcttttgactttttttggAATAGGCCAAGAACAGAAAGAAACTCTAAATTCTGTTAATGCTACAGGAATAGCTATGCTGTTTTCAGCTGGAACGTTTCTATACGTCGCTACTGTGCATGTACTGCCGGAGCTCACCCAAGGCGGAATCAAACAGACTGGACAGCATGACTACCGTTTGCTTGAGGAATCTCGTGATGTAGCCACAAATGACGTAAACGTAACTCATAGTCTGCAATCATTGAATTATAGCGAACTAGTAATTATGATATGTGGAGCCCTATTGCCTCTAATCATAACCTTTGGCCATAAGCACTAG